TTGTGTGGCTCCGCATCTGTGATGTAGGATATTTGCAGCAACGGGGACCAAAAATGGTAGGTCCTGAGTCATAAAAAGGGAGAGACCGAGATTTCACCAGTGGTTGGATGGGtggaggggaacaggggatgaGGGGGAAGTAAACCACAGTGACTGGAGCCTCAGAGTTAAGTCTGTTATAGTGGTATTTGATTTGAGCTGATTGTATAAAAAATTGATATTGTGCTAATGTTTGAAGAGGGCTGTTTATTTGATTGTGTTACTTAACAGTCTAGGACAACCCCTTCAGGTGGTTCAGATGGTCCAGTcttttgttccctccctctctctcactctttcccactccctctctcaatacctctcttgctctctccctcccacttcctctctcccAGTCCATCTTTCTCAATCTCTTGCTCCCTCATTTTTTCTctggttctctccctctttttctttctcccctctcagGCCCTACTCCAGTCACACAAGATTTTGAGCTGATAGTCTATTTATAGAGCCTGTGGTtctgtctccatggtaaccatgCTGGAGGCCAGGGCACTAGGGAGCTATTTTTGAATCTGCTCTGTAATGTCAgactactctttctctctccccctctctctctctctctttcacacacacatgcacacactttcTGTCTTTCTCACCATTTCCTTCCTACctatcaccctccctctctttcttccatctctctctacgcATTTCCTACCTTAATCTCTATCaccctgccactctctctctatccttcccacTCACTCTAATACACTCATTCAATCTCCCAGTGCCAGAGACTAATTTAGAGATGTGTATATGTCTGTTTGGGTTCAGGCTGATGGGCTAGGTCAGGTTTGTGAGTGTGAACCCTtgtgaaaggagagtttacagttctAACTTTTACAACATTCTTCAGTAACGTGTAGGAAAGGAAAGAGTAAGAGTTCATCTCCCCACCTGTGTTCTTCTGAAGTCTGCATAGTTATCTCTGGCCATCTTTGTTGCCATAACAAAGAATGGTAAATGCACATGAgcgcatacacactcacataatctctgtgtttctcctagTCCCTTTGTCTGTCCCAGTGAGTGCAGACTCATTCCTGCCATTTCTTACCTGTACTTAGACTTGTCACATTTCACCCCTCTGTGTCAAATTCCTGGTTATCCAGAGGCTCGGCATTCCTCTGTGTTCAGTATGCTTGGGAGACCGGCATTCAGCTGTCACACACTGTACAGTTTGTGGCGTTCAGTTGTATTAGACACTCTGTAGGTACTGTTTAAACCCAAGTAAAACAGCTGTAAactacactaagacaggaacacctgctctttccatgacagactgaccaggtgaatccacatgaaagctatgatccattattgatgtgacttgtaaaatccacttcaatcagtatagatgacggggaggagaccggttaaataaGTTCTTTTTttaaccttgagacaattgagacttgGATTCTGTATGTGTGTTGagtttttccacactcaacagttttctgtgtgtatcaagaatggtccacaacAGAAAGGATATCCAGCCAAATGCTTCCCACTACTTTGGGAAATATTGGAGTCAGCATAGGTgctactcaatattaggaaatgtgttcctaatgtttggtatactcagtataTGTCATGGAATTGGACAGTATGACTCCAGAACGATTGCTATTCCTCTCAGCTCTAAGTGACTGTACCAATGAtgtctatgttggtgtttctctCAACCGCCTTGTTCCTGGACGGACACTGGTCCCTGGGATGTTACTAACTGGCTGCTCATTTAGTTAGCTGACACTGACTGAGTCACTTCTCAAGTCTTAGAAAGAAATTCGTCCTCCAAAGAGGAAGGAGCGATGGCTTACCACAGGTCAGTCCCTCCCTGCTATATAATTCTATTGAGCTCAGTGGTCTCTACCTGTCCACAAACCAAGACAAGCTCACCATCATGCTTTTTCACTGCCCCTGCTGACTGAATTCAGCCATTTTGTCCTGTCCTGGCCATCCTTCTTAAtccgtttttttttctctcctcagCTTTCTAGACAAGATTGACATTGTGAAACGGAGTGACTACACTCCCACTGATCAGGTGACTTTCCATGGTCTCAATGCCACCATCATCAGAGGCCCAGGGatacatctcaaatggcaccctatcccctctatagtgcactacttttggccaacGTCCTCCATTTGATACACATCCCTACTGTCCTCCATCAACTTCCTTTCATAATATTGATGAAATATAACACAGATGAATGACTCCCGTCTTTCTCTCAGGACCTACTGAGATGCAGAGTGCTCACCTCTGGGATCTTTGAGACCAGATTTCAGGTGGACAAAGTCAATTTTCAGTGAGTATAACCCAGGATTATCTTCCGATTTGGTTATTAGTACTATACCTGAAGATCAATCTCCAACTCAGTCCTTCAGACGTGTATGAGTCCATACAGTGCAACTTCCATGTGATTCATTACTACGCCACAAGGTCGTAGCGTGTGGTATATTTATCGCACTGACATCTCTTCCACAGCATGTTTGACGTTGGTGGTCAAAGGGATGAACGTCGGAAATGGATCCAGTGCTTTAACGGTAACATTTATCTGGCCAACCCAATCGAGAATCACTCACAAACACAATTAATTCTCATTGATAGTTTTTGGGGGGTTCTAGACGGGTCCTCCATAGTCTGTAGGCCTGTTCCACTACAGGTTTCCTGTACTTTATCACCTTTTGCTTTTTCTGCCATTACTGTGTGTTTCGGCCTTAGCCTTAAAGCTAATTGCCTTTTGACTGTGCCATTGATTTTGCTTAACAAAACCAGGTTGTCTgagtccctcctccctctgtcttcctcaCAGATGTAACAGCCATTATTTTCGTGGTGGCCAGTAGTAGCTACAACATGGTGATCCGGGAGGACAATCAGACCAACCGTTTGCAGGAGGCTCTAAATCTATTCAAGAACATCTGGAACAACAGGTGACACAAGCACAAACCCatgacaccccctccccacaaaTATTTATGGAATCAATGGAGTTCTATTCTATTCCTCTGTTTTATTGAAATACTCTCATAATAATGTACAATTTGCTAGCCGTAAATGACCACTGACTGCTTGTTACCAGTGTATTTAGCCTGTTGTTAGCAGTCTATTTAGccagcctctctgtgtgtgagtttCTATTTTTAGGTGGCTGCGGACCATTTCTGTCATCCTATTCCTCAACAAACAGGACCTGCTAGCAGAGAAGGTGTTGGCTGGGAAATCAAAAATTGAAGAGTACTTCCCAGAGTTTGCACGCTACACCACACCGGATGATGGTGAGAAGTTGTCACACTTGACTGGATgtttactgtacacacacacacggtgcgcacacatacacacacacacatggcgacacacatgcgcacacacagtGCTTCTGCTTTTTACCACGGTAGATGGCTCTTGACTGTTCTTTCCTGTGGCTGATAAGTAATCATCATAGCGATTAGTGACACTGAAAATGTGTGATGGTGTACTAGAATCAAATCATAACACTCATCAGTCACTTACTATTCTATAGCAACACCAGAACCAGGGGAGGATCCACGCGTCACGAGGGCAAAGTACTTCATACGAGATGAGTTCCTGGTAAGTGCAGAAATGCAATGTTTCCCCTGCTGATGTTATATAGAATCTTATGGTATTGATTACAAAATAGGATCCAATCAAAACCAAAGATGCCAAATGAGATGACTTTCTTGTATTGGATATGTTAGCATTGTCTTCATGTTAGATTTGTTATTGAGTCAAGTGGATGATGTCCTGATGGTTGTAGTATTTGTGTTTCACTGTGTGATTTCAGAGGATCAGCACAGCCAGCGGAGACGGCAGGCACTATTGTTACCCCCATTTTACCTGCGCCGTCGACACGGAAAACATCCGCCGGGTCTTCAACGACTGTCGGGACATCATTCAGAGGATGCACCTTCGGCAGTACGAGCTCTTGTGATGGGAGGGGGCTGCAACACAGACTCTGAACCTCCACCTCCggtctctccctgacccccctgAAACCCACCCCTGTCGACCTGCTCCTAACTCGGTGTACTCTTGGGGACTCCTGAAGTCAAACTAGATATGAGCTACAGAGTAACCTGGAAAGACTATTGAAATACTGCAAAACACAGAATACATCCAAGCCAGATCAGCTGAACTCCACTGCACTTTAGCACTGTGCTCAGGACTCGAACCCATTTCACCACACACACAAGCGTATACACGCTGACATAACACCGAACTCTCTCTTTTTCACACCATTAGTTTATAttttgagacacacacacttagacacacTTGCTCTCAAATTTACCCTCCGATAATTGCTTGCTGTTCTGAAAAAGAACACTCTTTTACTCGACTACATGGTCCTGGACTGGGTGAGCTCAGACTCTTAGCTGCTCACTGTCTGCAGCCACAGATTGACTGGCTCAGTGCTTTCAATGACTTCACAGCCAAGATACCTACTAGAAGCAACGTTGATGACTGACAATAAACCAGAGAAGCATCGTGGTGGGCAGGGCATGGGGGAAGGGGAATATCTATGTCAATTTGGTGGAGCTTGGACACCATGACGCTCACAGGATTGTCACATGACTTTGCCTTGTTTGTACAGCAGCGGGAGGGAAAAGGCCAACGTTCACAGAACTCAACGGAGTGcaaaaaacatatacagtaccataTAAGTGAAGAGAAGTCCGATCAGCCTTGTTTCTGTCTCCAGTTTTGTCTGTGTAAACTTTTGTGCCATtgtgccccctctctctttcatcacccctcctccctgtccactCTCTTAACTTCACCTCATACCCTGCACTGTTACTTTACTGGCAATGctctttgttttatttttaaagaaaaaagtaatcctgaaatttaaaaaaaaaaaaaaaaaaagaggaagATAATGCTATGGGATTCTATTCTTTACTCGTGTGGtcaacccccccctccaccccctccttccaaGGCTATGTGTATGTCTGTCTTTACTTTACTGCTGGACTATTATTCTAGTACAGActgtaaaatgtattattttgtaCAACTTTATT
Above is a genomic segment from Oncorhynchus gorbuscha isolate QuinsamMale2020 ecotype Even-year linkage group LG10, OgorEven_v1.0, whole genome shotgun sequence containing:
- the LOC124045728 gene encoding guanine nucleotide-binding protein G(s) subunit alpha-like, translating into MGCLGNSKTEDQRNEEKSQREANKKIEKQLQKDKQIYRATHRLLLLGAGESGKSTIVKQMRILHVNGFNAEEKKQKIHDIKNNIKEAIETIVAAMSTLTPPVQLSNQHNQYRIQYVLNLVNQKDFEFTSEFYENAKTLWQDEGVRACFERSNEYQLIDCAQYFLDKIDIVKRSDYTPTDQDLLRCRVLTSGIFETRFQVDKVNFHMFDVGGQRDERRKWIQCFNDVTAIIFVVASSSYNMVIREDNQTNRLQEALNLFKNIWNNRWLRTISVILFLNKQDLLAEKVLAGKSKIEEYFPEFARYTTPDDATPEPGEDPRVTRAKYFIRDEFLRISTASGDGRHYCYPHFTCAVDTENIRRVFNDCRDIIQRMHLRQYELL